In a single window of the Terrirubrum flagellatum genome:
- a CDS encoding NlpC/P60 family protein: MTELSRAVLVAEARRWIGTPYAHQASLIHVGCDCLGLVRGVWRGVIGAEPEAMTPYAPAWSLSSSRETLLDAARRHLVEIASRYAREGDVLLFRWRDGLPAAHAAILAASQSFIHAHDGAAVAEVHFSQWWRRHLVAAFSFPGATG, encoded by the coding sequence GTGACGGAGCTTTCGCGCGCCGTCCTTGTCGCAGAGGCGCGCCGCTGGATCGGCACGCCTTACGCGCATCAGGCGTCGCTCATTCATGTCGGCTGCGATTGCCTTGGCCTTGTGCGCGGCGTCTGGCGCGGCGTGATCGGCGCGGAGCCTGAGGCGATGACGCCTTATGCGCCGGCCTGGTCGCTGTCTTCCTCGCGCGAGACGCTGCTCGATGCGGCGAGGCGTCATCTCGTCGAAATCGCTTCTCGATACGCGCGCGAAGGCGATGTGCTGCTGTTTCGCTGGCGCGACGGATTGCCCGCGGCGCATGCGGCGATTCTCGCTGCGTCACAGTCGTTTATTCACGCCCATGACGGCGCGGCGGTGGCGGAAGTTCATTTCTCGCAGTGGTGGCGGCGTCATCTCGTCGCCGCCTTTTCCTTCCCCGGAGCGACAGGCTGA
- a CDS encoding DUF2163 domain-containing protein — protein sequence MRALSSSFVAAASGGATTLARCWKLTRRDGVVLGFTDHDRDLTFDGVTFAARTGAQASETESHFDFAVGGGEVAGALSSDGLSEIDLAKGLWDKARIEVFAVDWTNPAARLLLDEGVVGEVRRQDSAYVTEMRALAHQLDEERGRLFAARCPAALGDSRCRVDLAGWRVTGTVSATDGQSYLRAAALTSFASGVFRAGSLKWTSGANANLTQDVRDHSQGEGSLLLWSAPPRPIAIGDAFIATAGCDKQFSTCRDRFGNAVNFRGFPHIPGNDVLMRVARDGEPNMDGGSLFQ from the coding sequence ATGCGCGCTCTTTCCTCTTCTTTTGTGGCTGCGGCGAGCGGCGGCGCGACGACGCTCGCGCGCTGCTGGAAGCTGACGCGGCGCGACGGCGTCGTGCTCGGCTTCACCGATCATGATCGCGATCTCACCTTCGATGGCGTGACCTTCGCCGCGCGCACGGGCGCGCAGGCGTCGGAGACGGAGTCGCATTTCGATTTCGCGGTCGGCGGCGGCGAGGTGGCCGGCGCGCTGTCGTCGGACGGTCTCTCCGAGATCGATCTCGCGAAAGGGCTCTGGGACAAGGCGCGCATCGAGGTCTTCGCCGTCGATTGGACCAATCCGGCGGCGCGTCTGCTCCTCGATGAAGGCGTCGTTGGCGAAGTCAGGCGGCAGGATTCCGCCTATGTCACCGAGATGCGCGCGCTTGCGCATCAACTCGATGAGGAGCGCGGCCGCCTCTTCGCGGCGCGTTGCCCGGCCGCCCTCGGAGATTCGCGCTGCCGCGTCGATCTCGCGGGCTGGCGCGTGACGGGAACTGTAAGCGCGACCGACGGTCAATCCTATCTCCGCGCCGCTGCGTTGACGTCATTCGCCAGCGGCGTGTTTCGAGCTGGGTCGCTGAAATGGACCTCGGGCGCCAATGCGAATCTCACGCAGGATGTGCGCGATCATTCGCAGGGCGAAGGCTCCCTGCTGCTCTGGAGCGCGCCGCCGCGGCCGATTGCGATCGGCGACGCGTTCATCGCGACGGCGGGCTGCGACAAGCAATTCTCCACATGCCGCGATCGCTTCGGCAACGCCGTCAATTTCCGCGGTTTTCCCCACATTCCCGGCAACGACGTGTTGATGCGCGTCGCGCGCGACGGCGAGCCCAACATGGATGGCGGGAGCTTGTTCCAGTGA
- a CDS encoding DUF2460 domain-containing protein produces MPSDFHEIRFPLDIALGSQGGPERRTEIVTLGSGREERNTRWAHSRRRYDAGYGVKTLDALHDVIAFFEERRGRLYGFRWRDRADWKSCAPSQSVSPLDQAIGMGDGAIASFQLVKRYGAAHAPYDRPIRKPAAGSVRVAVNGVERASSDFSVDTTTGVVTFISGAIPASGAAITAGFTFDTPVRFEDDQLTIDFSAFDAGVIPKIPLIEIIV; encoded by the coding sequence ATGCCTTCCGATTTTCACGAGATCAGGTTTCCGCTCGACATTGCGCTCGGCAGTCAGGGCGGCCCGGAGCGCCGCACCGAGATCGTCACGCTCGGCTCCGGACGCGAGGAGCGCAACACGCGCTGGGCTCATTCGCGACGGCGCTATGATGCCGGCTATGGCGTGAAGACGCTCGATGCGCTGCATGACGTCATCGCTTTCTTCGAGGAGAGGCGAGGGCGTCTGTACGGATTTCGCTGGCGCGACCGCGCCGACTGGAAATCCTGCGCGCCCTCGCAAAGCGTGTCGCCGCTCGATCAGGCGATCGGAATGGGCGACGGCGCGATCGCGAGCTTCCAGCTCGTCAAACGTTATGGCGCGGCGCACGCGCCCTATGACAGGCCGATCAGGAAGCCGGCCGCGGGAAGCGTGCGCGTCGCCGTGAATGGCGTCGAGCGCGCTTCGTCGGATTTCTCCGTCGATACGACAACGGGAGTCGTGACTTTCATTTCGGGCGCCATTCCCGCGTCCGGCGCCGCTATCACAGCCGGCTTCACGTTCGATACCCCGGTCAGGTTCGAGGATGATCAATTGACGATCGATTTCTCCGCCTTTGACGCCGGCGTCATTCCGAAGATTCCCTTGATCGAGATCATCGTCTGA
- a CDS encoding phage tail tape measure protein, translated as MMADDDTDESLSSSLKTARALKSTTDALGKSISNAFARGIVDGRRFEDVLRSIGERMVSFGLRLAFKPVESALQGALGSLVSGVFGGTTTASALGNVFQSGQVRPFAAGGVVAQPTYFPLNGGLGLMGERGAEAVMPLARGSDGRLGVRGDAGGSTAITVNIATQDADSFRRSQAQIAGALARAVARGRRSV; from the coding sequence ATGATGGCTGACGATGATACTGACGAAAGCCTCTCATCTTCGCTGAAGACGGCGCGCGCGCTTAAATCGACGACGGATGCGCTGGGGAAAAGCATCAGCAACGCGTTTGCGCGCGGCATCGTCGACGGCAGGCGTTTCGAGGACGTGTTGCGCTCGATCGGCGAGCGTATGGTGTCGTTCGGTCTGCGGCTCGCCTTCAAGCCTGTCGAAAGTGCGCTGCAGGGCGCGCTCGGTTCGCTTGTCTCTGGCGTGTTCGGGGGAACGACGACTGCGAGCGCACTGGGCAATGTCTTTCAGTCCGGGCAGGTGAGGCCCTTTGCGGCTGGCGGCGTTGTGGCGCAGCCGACCTATTTTCCCTTGAATGGCGGCCTCGGTCTCATGGGCGAGCGCGGCGCCGAAGCGGTGATGCCGCTCGCGCGCGGCTCCGACGGGCGTCTCGGCGTGCGCGGCGACGCCGGCGGTTCCACCGCGATCACCGTCAATATCGCGACGCAGGACGCCGACAGTTTCCGCCGCTCGCAGGCGCAGATCGCAGGCGCATTGGCGCGCGCGGTTGCGCGCGGCCGTCGCTCGGTGTGA
- a CDS encoding phage tail assembly chaperone, whose product MAFGFGVLRLSSFEFWSMSPRELAAAARGIFGDAQRAMRRDELAALIALYPDKETDDG is encoded by the coding sequence ATGGCGTTCGGTTTCGGTGTGCTGCGGCTTTCGTCTTTTGAATTCTGGTCGATGAGTCCGCGCGAACTCGCCGCTGCGGCGCGCGGAATTTTCGGCGACGCACAGCGCGCCATGCGCCGCGATGAGCTTGCGGCGCTGATCGCGCTCTATCCCGACAAGGAGACCGATGATGGCTGA
- a CDS encoding gene transfer agent family protein, with protein sequence MANCHRGEVDCEIGGRRFRLCLTLGALAEIESAFAVEGLAALGERLSSGKLGAKDFIAILGAAARGGGERIEDRELAALNIARELPLVIDAVAKLLRLAFADEAAPENPL encoded by the coding sequence ATGGCGAATTGTCATCGCGGGGAAGTCGACTGCGAGATCGGCGGCCGGAGATTTCGACTGTGCCTGACGCTTGGCGCGCTGGCGGAGATCGAATCCGCATTCGCAGTCGAGGGGCTTGCTGCGCTGGGCGAACGGTTGTCGTCGGGAAAGCTCGGGGCGAAGGACTTCATCGCGATCCTGGGCGCCGCCGCGCGCGGCGGCGGCGAGCGAATTGAGGATCGTGAACTCGCCGCATTGAATATCGCGCGCGAGTTGCCTCTCGTCATCGATGCGGTCGCGAAGCTGCTGCGCCTCGCTTTCGCCGACGAGGCGGCGCCTGAAAACCCTCTCTAG
- a CDS encoding phage major tail protein, TP901-1 family yields MAAQKGKDLLLKLDDGTGAFISVAGLRTRQLSFNAQTVDVTHAESVGRWRELLAGAGVKRASITGSGVFKDDASDAQVRTLFFDDVIRVWQITIPDFGRIEGPFQITSLEYRGEHAGEATFELALESAGQLAFAAI; encoded by the coding sequence ATGGCCGCCCAGAAGGGAAAAGATCTGCTGCTGAAGCTCGACGACGGAACCGGCGCCTTCATCTCCGTCGCCGGCCTGCGCACGCGGCAATTGTCGTTCAACGCGCAGACCGTCGACGTCACCCATGCAGAATCCGTCGGGCGCTGGCGCGAATTGCTCGCGGGCGCCGGCGTCAAACGCGCCTCGATCACCGGCTCCGGCGTGTTCAAGGACGATGCGTCGGACGCGCAGGTGCGAACCTTGTTCTTCGATGATGTGATCCGCGTCTGGCAGATCACCATTCCCGATTTCGGCCGCATCGAAGGGCCGTTCCAGATCACATCGCTCGAATATCGTGGCGAACATGCGGGCGAGGCGACCTTCGAGCTGGCGCTCGAATCCGCGGGGCAGCTTGCGTTTGCGGCGATCTGA
- a CDS encoding DUF3168 domain-containing protein: MTQPLLALQAAIVATLNGDAELVALLGGAKTYEQAPAATIYPWIAFEEMRARDNSVSDFPGHELRVSLLCVSRQPGSAEALTIAARVVELLDDANLTLDGHRLIHLAATSVDLIRAGKDPVRKARISLRAVTETI; this comes from the coding sequence ATGACGCAGCCGCTTCTCGCCTTGCAGGCTGCTATTGTCGCGACGCTGAACGGCGACGCCGAACTCGTCGCGCTGCTCGGCGGCGCCAAAACCTATGAGCAGGCGCCGGCCGCGACGATCTATCCCTGGATCGCCTTCGAGGAGATGCGCGCGCGCGACAACAGCGTTTCGGATTTTCCCGGACATGAGCTGCGCGTCTCGCTGCTCTGCGTGTCGCGTCAGCCGGGATCGGCGGAGGCGCTGACGATCGCGGCGCGCGTGGTCGAACTGCTCGATGACGCCAATCTCACGCTTGACGGCCATCGCCTCATCCATCTCGCCGCGACGTCGGTCGATCTCATCCGCGCCGGCAAGGACCCCGTTCGCAAGGCGCGGATTTCGCTGCGCGCCGTCACCGAAACCATCTGA
- a CDS encoding phage head closure protein yields the protein MTRTLFARLKRLPVGAMRHRVAIEAPVDIADGAGGLTRSYETIDTVWAAIETLEADAALTDNRAGARFSYRITMRWRADIDNSRRLRFEDRVFVIRAVSDADGKRRRLSVLADEDAP from the coding sequence ATGACGCGCACGCTTTTTGCGCGCCTGAAGCGGCTGCCGGTCGGCGCCATGCGCCATCGCGTCGCGATCGAGGCGCCGGTCGATATCGCTGACGGCGCCGGCGGCCTGACGCGCAGCTATGAAACCATCGACACGGTGTGGGCGGCGATCGAGACGCTCGAGGCCGACGCGGCGCTGACCGATAATCGCGCCGGTGCGCGCTTCTCCTACCGCATCACCATGCGCTGGCGCGCCGACATCGACAATTCGCGCCGGTTGCGCTTCGAGGATCGCGTCTTCGTCATCCGCGCCGTGTCGGACGCCGATGGCAAGCGCCGCCGTCTCTCCGTTCTCGCCGACGAGGACGCGCCATGA
- a CDS encoding head-tail connector protein — MNATLLEGPAAEPVSLAEVKALLRLSSSDEDGLIGKLISAARLTIEAASGCELISQRWRVTLDCWPRDGIVRLPLKPIISCDAVRVWSDATANATLGADALYVDAFASPPRLVLLNAPPAPGRATSGIEIDLTVGFGAAAGDVPAGLRQAIALLAARWFERRGDDASEKGEQPLPPEVVALVAPYRSVRI, encoded by the coding sequence ATGAATGCGACCCTGCTGGAAGGACCCGCGGCCGAGCCGGTTTCGCTCGCCGAGGTGAAAGCTCTGTTGCGGCTGTCTTCTTCCGACGAAGACGGCCTGATTGGCAAACTGATTTCGGCTGCGCGGCTGACCATCGAGGCGGCGAGCGGCTGCGAACTGATTTCGCAGCGCTGGCGCGTGACGCTGGATTGCTGGCCGCGCGACGGAATCGTGCGTCTGCCATTGAAGCCGATCATCTCCTGCGACGCGGTGCGCGTCTGGTCCGATGCGACGGCGAATGCGACGCTTGGCGCCGATGCGCTCTATGTCGACGCCTTCGCATCGCCGCCACGCCTCGTTCTGCTGAATGCGCCGCCGGCGCCGGGTCGCGCGACGTCGGGAATCGAGATCGATCTCACGGTCGGATTTGGCGCCGCTGCAGGCGATGTTCCCGCCGGCCTGCGCCAGGCGATCGCCTTGCTCGCGGCGCGCTGGTTCGAACGCCGCGGCGATGACGCGTCGGAGAAGGGCGAGCAACCGCTGCCGCCGGAGGTCGTCGCGCTCGTCGCGCCCTATCGCAGCGTGAGGATCTGA
- a CDS encoding S1 family peptidase, giving the protein MSWSLLSKCLAIAASAATLFAPPARALDGGAADAASASQAVMILNEGGSFCSALVIDPRTLITAGHCLAGGRDMRVYWPGEGGQPVMRGATSVAIHPNYVADAVQKRKRSIDLGLVRLAENLPSQFSGVSLAANGRIEPGDRVTALGFGPTSRKDPKSAGVMRRANFSAAAPYGPSEILLWTSSSSAGICPGDSGGAMLDASGRLAAIIAWGGTTGASGCRGPAQGVLVGPQRQWIDSTLSQWGAQAQWE; this is encoded by the coding sequence ATGTCCTGGTCTCTACTGTCGAAATGTCTTGCGATCGCCGCGTCAGCCGCAACGTTGTTCGCCCCGCCGGCGCGCGCGCTCGATGGCGGCGCGGCCGATGCGGCCTCAGCCTCGCAGGCGGTGATGATCCTCAACGAGGGCGGCAGCTTCTGCAGCGCGCTGGTCATTGACCCGCGCACGCTGATCACCGCCGGCCATTGTCTCGCCGGCGGCCGCGACATGCGCGTCTATTGGCCGGGCGAGGGCGGCCAGCCGGTGATGCGCGGCGCGACCAGCGTCGCCATCCATCCGAATTACGTCGCCGACGCCGTGCAGAAGCGAAAGCGCTCGATCGATCTCGGCCTCGTGCGGCTGGCCGAGAATCTTCCCTCGCAATTCTCGGGCGTGTCGCTCGCGGCCAATGGCCGCATCGAGCCCGGCGATCGCGTCACCGCGCTCGGCTTCGGCCCGACCAGCCGCAAGGATCCGAAAAGCGCGGGCGTCATGCGCCGCGCCAATTTCTCCGCCGCCGCGCCCTATGGGCCCAGCGAAATCCTGCTGTGGACGTCGTCGTCTAGCGCCGGCATCTGTCCCGGCGATTCCGGCGGCGCAATGCTCGATGCGAGCGGCCGCCTCGCCGCCATCATCGCCTGGGGCGGCACCACAGGCGCGAGCGGATGCCGCGGCCCGGCGCAGGGCGTGCTCGTCGGCCCGCAGCGCCAATGGATCGACAGCACGCTCTCGCAATGGGGCGCGCAAGCGCAATGGGAATAG
- a CDS encoding S1 family peptidase: MKRILLAAAMSAALAAPALAVVGAPAATDPSGSRRHTVAIVLQRGLCTGVLVERDLVLTAAHCLTRNRVRSVVALDGAMKPRFLSVAAATVHPSFRYADRPIDAEGADLALIRLAQPAPADMSPAPIARFGDAGDLTLSGFGIGGARGSAGSGRAGTLREAPMRARALNWRDNRMIAAIGGTADEAIVGLGGCRGDSGGPLYGPDATSVVGIVSWSSGAPGAKSSCGGLTMATEVSEHTRWINAAGAELRASNETMATAPRVANAARRATPSIGAAFPDLTRDSSR, encoded by the coding sequence ATGAAGCGCATTCTCCTTGCGGCGGCGATGTCGGCCGCCCTCGCCGCTCCGGCGCTCGCCGTGGTCGGCGCGCCGGCCGCCACCGATCCCTCGGGATCGCGTCGGCATACGGTCGCCATCGTCCTGCAGCGCGGCCTTTGCACCGGCGTGCTGGTCGAGCGCGACCTCGTGCTGACGGCCGCCCATTGCCTCACGCGCAATCGCGTGCGCTCCGTGGTCGCGCTCGATGGCGCGATGAAGCCGCGTTTTCTCAGCGTCGCCGCCGCGACCGTGCATCCGAGTTTCCGCTACGCCGACCGGCCGATCGATGCGGAGGGCGCCGATCTCGCGCTCATCCGCCTCGCGCAGCCGGCGCCGGCCGACATGAGCCCGGCGCCGATCGCGCGCTTCGGCGACGCCGGCGACCTTACGCTGTCCGGCTTCGGCATCGGCGGCGCGCGCGGCAGCGCGGGCTCCGGCAGGGCCGGCACGCTGCGCGAAGCGCCGATGCGGGCGCGGGCGCTCAACTGGCGCGACAACAGGATGATCGCCGCGATCGGCGGCACCGCCGATGAGGCGATCGTGGGGCTCGGCGGCTGCCGCGGCGATTCCGGCGGCCCGCTCTACGGGCCTGACGCAACGAGCGTCGTCGGCATCGTGAGCTGGTCCTCCGGCGCGCCCGGCGCGAAGAGCTCCTGCGGCGGGCTGACCATGGCGACCGAAGTCAGCGAGCATACGCGCTGGATCAACGCCGCCGGCGCCGAGCTTCGCGCATCGAACGAGACGATGGCGACCGCGCCGCGCGTCGCCAATGCGGCGCGACGCGCAACGCCTTCGATCGGCGCGGCCTTTCCCGACCTGACGCGCGACAGCTCGCGCTAA
- a CDS encoding phage major capsid protein, translating to MTEIASPETKAVTRDLDRAFDEFRRGFEAYKAENEERMSQMEKRGSADVVTTEKSARIEDFLDRQQKRIDEMLLKQARPRFGADNRSAENHLDREHKQAFETYVRAGEFSGLKAIEQKALSAGSGPDGGYLAPANVEDEVMRRLSMLSPIRGIASVRSVSVGTYKKAFSTAGAASGWVAETAARPQTNTPTLAEMSFPTMELYAMPAATQTILDDAALNIDSWLADEVETAFAEQESAALVNGSGTSQPKGFLNYTKVANGSWSWGNIGYLATGVAGGFSATNPSDQLVDLIYALKGPFRQNGSFVMNRKTQAAVRKFKASTGEYLWTPPAAVGQPALLMGFPVVEVEEMPDIATASYSVAFGDFRRGYLIVDRIGLRILRDPYSAKPYVLFYTTKRVGGGVQDFDAIKLLKFDVS from the coding sequence ATGACCGAAATCGCATCGCCTGAAACCAAGGCCGTGACGCGCGACCTCGATCGCGCCTTCGATGAATTCCGCCGCGGCTTCGAAGCCTACAAGGCCGAGAATGAGGAGCGGATGTCGCAGATGGAGAAGCGCGGCTCTGCCGATGTCGTGACGACGGAGAAATCGGCGCGCATCGAGGATTTCCTCGATCGCCAGCAGAAGCGCATCGACGAGATGCTGCTGAAGCAGGCGCGTCCCCGCTTCGGCGCCGACAACCGCTCCGCGGAAAATCATCTCGATCGCGAGCACAAGCAGGCTTTCGAGACCTATGTGCGCGCCGGCGAATTCTCCGGACTGAAAGCGATCGAGCAGAAGGCGCTCTCCGCGGGCTCCGGCCCCGATGGCGGCTATCTCGCGCCTGCCAATGTCGAGGACGAGGTGATGCGCCGTCTCTCCATGCTGTCGCCGATCCGCGGCATTGCGTCGGTGCGCAGCGTCTCGGTCGGAACCTACAAGAAGGCGTTCTCGACGGCAGGCGCCGCGTCCGGCTGGGTCGCTGAGACGGCGGCGCGTCCGCAGACCAACACGCCGACGCTCGCCGAGATGAGCTTCCCGACGATGGAGCTCTACGCCATGCCGGCGGCGACGCAGACCATTCTCGATGACGCCGCGCTGAATATCGACAGTTGGCTCGCCGACGAGGTCGAGACGGCTTTCGCCGAGCAGGAGAGCGCGGCTTTGGTGAATGGTTCGGGAACGAGCCAGCCCAAGGGCTTTCTCAACTACACCAAGGTTGCGAACGGCTCCTGGAGCTGGGGCAATATCGGCTATCTCGCGACCGGCGTCGCCGGCGGATTCTCCGCCACCAATCCGTCCGACCAACTTGTTGATCTCATCTACGCGCTGAAAGGCCCGTTCCGTCAGAACGGTTCATTCGTGATGAATCGCAAGACGCAGGCCGCGGTGCGCAAGTTCAAGGCGTCGACCGGCGAATATCTCTGGACGCCGCCGGCCGCCGTCGGCCAACCCGCTCTGCTCATGGGCTTCCCTGTCGTTGAAGTGGAGGAGATGCCCGACATCGCGACGGCTTCCTATTCCGTCGCCTTCGGCGATTTCCGCCGCGGCTATCTCATCGTCGATCGCATCGGGCTGCGCATCCTGCGCGATCCCTATTCAGCGAAACCCTACGTGCTGTTCTATACGACGAAGCGCGTCGGCGGCGGCGTGCAGGATTTCGACGCGATCAAGCTGTTGAAGTTCGATGTGAGCTGA
- a CDS encoding HK97 family phage prohead protease has protein sequence MTRAPDNRTAPEFKPLRHGFRTSGDDGLIEGYASLFGEIDMSNDLVEAGAFRDSLKKRGPDGVRMLWQHDAKEPIGAWLSIAEDGRGLFVRGRLDPGVQRAQEVFSLIANGAVDGLSIGFKAERATKDARGGSRRLTKIDLWEISIVTFPMLNGARVSAVAHDASSSQGEAALAAKIRRAAALFNTARRPL, from the coding sequence ATGACAAGAGCGCCGGACAACAGAACTGCGCCCGAATTCAAGCCGCTTCGTCATGGGTTTCGTACGTCCGGCGATGACGGTCTGATCGAGGGTTACGCCAGCCTGTTCGGCGAGATCGACATGTCGAACGATCTTGTCGAGGCGGGCGCTTTCCGCGACTCGCTGAAAAAGCGCGGGCCGGATGGCGTGCGCATGCTCTGGCAGCATGACGCAAAGGAGCCGATTGGCGCCTGGCTGTCGATTGCGGAGGACGGGCGCGGGCTCTTCGTGCGCGGCCGGCTCGATCCGGGCGTGCAGCGCGCGCAGGAAGTGTTTTCGCTGATCGCGAACGGCGCGGTCGATGGCCTCTCCATTGGCTTCAAGGCCGAACGCGCCACGAAAGATGCGCGCGGGGGTTCACGCCGCCTGACCAAAATCGACCTCTGGGAAATCTCAATCGTGACTTTTCCCATGCTCAACGGGGCGCGCGTGTCCGCCGTCGCGCATGACGCCTCGTCATCCCAGGGCGAGGCCGCGCTGGCGGCGAAAATCCGCCGTGCGGCGGCGCTCTTCAACACTGCAAGGAGACCTTTATGA